The following are from one region of the Melaminivora suipulveris genome:
- a CDS encoding Rrf2 family transcriptional regulator, producing the protein MRLTTRAKHAVTALTDLALHSQGQPVPLPSISARQGISLSHLEDIFSALRRAGMVASSRGPGGGYRLARSPQALSVAQIISATDAALPLPKPRRTQHAASPDMTAELWSSFNSRVLDYLQSVTLADLLAQQAQRPTAAIVQLPRRSKAPARQLPAPDVPNSVFALGLTAS; encoded by the coding sequence ATGCGTCTCACCACTCGCGCCAAGCATGCCGTCACCGCCCTTACCGATCTGGCCCTGCATTCGCAAGGCCAACCGGTTCCCCTGCCGTCGATCAGCGCGCGCCAGGGCATTTCGCTGTCCCATCTGGAGGACATCTTCAGCGCGCTGCGCCGCGCCGGCATGGTCGCCAGCAGCCGTGGCCCAGGCGGTGGCTACCGCCTGGCGCGGTCGCCGCAGGCGCTGTCCGTGGCGCAGATCATCAGCGCCACGGACGCCGCCCTGCCGCTGCCCAAGCCGCGCCGCACGCAGCACGCCGCCTCGCCCGACATGACGGCCGAGCTGTGGAGCAGCTTCAACAGCCGGGTGCTGGATTACCTGCAGTCGGTCACCCTGGCCGACCTGCTGGCCCAGCAGGCGCAGCGCCCGACCGCCGCGATTGTTCAACTTCCCCGGCGCAGCAAGGCGCCAGCGCGGCAGTTGCCGGCGCCGGACGTGCCCAATTCGGTCTTCGCCCTGGGCCTGACGGCCTCGTGA
- a CDS encoding phytanoyl-CoA dioxygenase family protein: MQMRARVTDAIEQRVRERVTPELVQAFARDGAVCLRRLLTPDEVALLRAGIDANLAQPSPRAKIASRPDDPGRFFEDFCNWQHIEQFARFVTDSPVALAAQRLMQSPSVRLYHDHVLVKEPGTRQRTPWHQDQPYYNIEGRQNISMWIPVDPVPRKATLEFVAGSHLGPWLMPRSFMDHQAKWFPEGSLADMPDIEADRAAHPILGWAVEPGDVVCFHMLALHGAGGFEGPGRRRVFSVRFMGGDTRHAPRAWKTSPEFPGLQSELPSGAPMEHALFPLLLG; encoded by the coding sequence ATGCAGATGCGTGCGCGAGTGACCGACGCGATCGAACAACGCGTGCGCGAGCGCGTTACGCCAGAGCTGGTGCAGGCCTTTGCGCGCGATGGCGCCGTGTGCCTGCGCCGGTTGCTTACGCCCGACGAAGTGGCGCTGCTGCGCGCCGGCATCGACGCCAACCTGGCCCAGCCCAGCCCGCGCGCCAAGATCGCGAGCCGGCCGGATGATCCGGGGCGCTTTTTCGAGGATTTTTGCAACTGGCAGCACATCGAGCAGTTCGCACGCTTCGTCACCGATTCGCCGGTGGCGCTGGCGGCGCAGCGACTGATGCAGTCTCCCAGCGTGCGCCTGTACCACGACCACGTGCTGGTCAAGGAGCCCGGCACACGCCAGCGCACGCCCTGGCATCAGGACCAGCCCTACTACAACATCGAGGGCCGGCAGAACATCAGCATGTGGATACCGGTCGACCCGGTGCCGCGCAAGGCGACGCTGGAGTTCGTCGCTGGCTCGCACCTCGGGCCGTGGCTGATGCCGCGCAGCTTCATGGATCACCAGGCCAAGTGGTTCCCCGAAGGCAGCCTGGCCGACATGCCCGATATCGAAGCCGACCGCGCCGCGCACCCCATCCTGGGCTGGGCGGTCGAGCCTGGCGACGTAGTGTGTTTTCACATGCTGGCGCTGCACGGGGCCGGCGGCTTCGAGGGGCCGGGCCGCAGACGGGTGTTCTCGGTGCGTTTCATGGGCGGGGACACGCGCCATGCGCCGCGCGCCTGGAAGACTTCGCCTGAGTTTCCTGGCCTGCAATCCGAGCTGCCGTCCGGCGCGCCCATGGAGCATGCGCTGTTTCCCCTACTGCTCGGGTGA
- the hutH gene encoding histidine ammonia-lyase, protein MSAAPTSLSTLVLRPGRVTLAELRQILAGGVRLELDAAAVQGMAASLAVVQRIVDEDAVVYGINTGFGKLASTKIAHDRLAELQRNLVLSHSVGTGEPLPADVVRVILATKAVSLARGHSGVRPALARALLALANAEVLPVIPAKGSVGASGDLAPLAHLACVLIGEGQASVQGRVMSGREAMAAIGMEPFVLGPKEGLALLNGTQVSTALALAGLFGAESAFGAALVAGCLTLEAIKGSVKPFDARIHEARGQPGQIAVAAAVRALLQGSEIDPSHPNCGRVQDPYSIRCIPQVMGACLDNLRHAARVLAIEANAASDNPLVFTDTGEVISGGNFHAEPVAFAADIIALALAEIGAISERRLALLLDPGLSGLPAFLVPDSGVNSGFMIAQVTAAALAAENQCLANPSSVTSLPTSANQEDHVSMATYAARRLLDMARNTTVMVGIEAMAAAQGMEFDRALKSSPLMEDQFAAIRQQVAFLERDRLLSPDIEAMRLWATHSTWPVAITACLPSHHAQA, encoded by the coding sequence ATGAGCGCTGCCCCCACCTCTCTCTCCACCCTCGTGCTGCGGCCCGGCCGCGTGACCCTGGCCGAGCTGCGGCAGATCCTGGCCGGCGGCGTGCGCCTGGAACTCGATGCCGCCGCCGTGCAGGGCATGGCGGCGTCTCTCGCTGTGGTGCAGCGCATCGTCGATGAGGATGCTGTCGTCTATGGCATCAACACCGGTTTCGGCAAGCTGGCCAGCACGAAGATCGCGCACGACCGCTTGGCCGAGTTGCAGCGCAACCTGGTGTTGTCGCACAGCGTGGGCACGGGCGAGCCGCTGCCCGCCGATGTGGTGCGCGTGATCCTCGCCACCAAGGCGGTCAGCCTGGCGCGCGGGCATTCCGGCGTGCGGCCCGCGCTGGCGCGGGCGCTGCTGGCGCTGGCCAATGCGGAGGTGCTGCCCGTCATCCCGGCCAAGGGTTCGGTCGGTGCGTCGGGCGATCTGGCGCCGCTTGCGCACCTGGCTTGCGTGCTGATCGGCGAGGGCCAGGCCAGCGTGCAGGGCAGGGTGATGAGCGGGCGCGAGGCCATGGCGGCCATCGGCATGGAACCCTTTGTGCTGGGGCCCAAGGAGGGACTGGCGCTGCTCAACGGCACGCAGGTATCGACGGCGCTGGCGCTGGCCGGATTGTTCGGCGCCGAATCGGCGTTTGGCGCCGCGCTGGTCGCCGGCTGCCTGACGCTGGAAGCCATCAAGGGTTCGGTAAAACCCTTTGATGCGCGCATCCACGAGGCACGCGGCCAGCCGGGCCAAATCGCCGTGGCGGCTGCTGTGCGCGCGCTGCTGCAGGGCAGCGAGATCGACCCCTCGCACCCCAATTGCGGCCGGGTGCAGGACCCGTATTCCATCCGCTGCATCCCGCAGGTGATGGGCGCGTGCCTGGACAACCTGCGCCACGCCGCGCGCGTGCTGGCCATCGAGGCCAATGCCGCATCCGACAATCCGCTGGTCTTCACGGATACGGGAGAGGTGATCTCGGGCGGCAACTTCCACGCCGAGCCGGTGGCCTTTGCCGCCGACATCATCGCCCTGGCGTTGGCCGAAATCGGCGCGATTTCCGAGCGCCGCCTCGCGCTGCTGCTGGACCCGGGTCTGTCGGGCCTGCCGGCCTTTTTAGTGCCCGACAGCGGCGTGAATTCGGGCTTCATGATTGCCCAGGTCACCGCCGCGGCCCTGGCCGCCGAGAACCAGTGCTTAGCTAACCCCAGCAGCGTGACCAGCCTGCCGACTTCGGCCAACCAGGAGGACCATGTCTCCATGGCAACGTATGCCGCGCGGCGCCTGCTGGACATGGCGCGCAACACGACGGTGATGGTGGGCATCGAGGCCATGGCCGCCGCGCAGGGCATGGAATTCGACAGAGCGCTGAAGTCCTCGCCGCTCATGGAAGACCAGTTCGCCGCCATCCGCCAGCAGGTCGCCTTCCTGGAGCGCGACCGCCTGCTTAGCCCCGACATCGAAGCCATGCGCCTGTGGGCCACGCACAGCACCTGGCCCGTCGCCATCACCGCCTGCCTGCCCAGCCACCACGCCCAAGCCTGA
- a CDS encoding ABC transporter permease: MTQALPPAAPQAAPPARQRRRLAPLQPVRAGTRWLLGASFFVLFVAVWAAATLGGFVSPTFLASPMTMLREGWSLFAEFNFAYDVGMTVWRVLGGFVMAAVIAVPLGIAMGAHKGVEAFLEPFVSFCRYLPASAFIPLLILWAGLGELQKLLVIFIGSVFQIILMVAVIVGGARKDLVEAAYTLGATPRGIVRSVLIPGAAPQIAETLRLVLGWAWTYVIVAELIGSSSGIGHMIIDSQALLNTGQIIFGIIIIGLIGLVSDALFKWANQRLFAWSTL, encoded by the coding sequence ATGACGCAAGCCCTGCCGCCCGCTGCGCCGCAGGCCGCACCCCCCGCGCGCCAGCGCCGGCGCCTGGCTCCCCTGCAGCCCGTGCGTGCCGGCACGCGCTGGCTGCTGGGCGCGTCGTTTTTCGTGCTGTTCGTCGCCGTGTGGGCGGCGGCGACGCTGGGCGGATTCGTCTCGCCGACCTTCCTGGCCAGCCCGATGACCATGCTGCGCGAGGGCTGGTCGCTGTTTGCCGAGTTCAACTTCGCCTACGACGTGGGCATGACGGTGTGGCGCGTGCTGGGCGGCTTCGTCATGGCGGCGGTGATCGCCGTGCCGCTGGGCATCGCCATGGGAGCGCACAAGGGCGTGGAGGCGTTTCTGGAGCCGTTCGTGTCGTTTTGCCGCTATCTGCCGGCATCGGCCTTCATCCCGCTGTTGATCCTGTGGGCCGGCCTGGGTGAGCTGCAAAAGCTGCTGGTGATTTTCATCGGCTCCGTGTTCCAGATCATCCTGATGGTCGCCGTCATCGTCGGCGGCGCGCGCAAGGACCTGGTCGAGGCCGCCTACACCCTGGGCGCCACGCCGCGCGGCATCGTGAGGAGCGTGCTGATCCCCGGCGCGGCGCCGCAGATCGCCGAGACGCTGCGCCTGGTGCTGGGCTGGGCGTGGACGTATGTCATCGTCGCCGAGCTGATCGGCTCGTCCTCGGGCATCGGCCACATGATCATCGACAGCCAGGCGCTGCTCAACACCGGGCAGATCATCTTCGGCATCATCATCATCGGCCTGATCGGGCTGGTCTCGGACGCGCTGTTCAAGTGGGCCAACCAGCGCCTGTTTGCCTGGAGCACTTTGTAA
- the hutG gene encoding formimidoylglutamase — protein sequence MSAAPGVWQGRIDDEEPGTTDRWHQRVRVFDAASRGGVALIGFAVDEGVRRNHGRPGAAQAPQAVRKALANVPIMGEPPLWDAGDIECTGDDLEAAQAALAQRVAQAAGQGCLPLVLGGGHEVAWGTFQGLVQAQPDRQRLLVLNLDAHFDLRMAAHANSGTPFRQMHESCAARGKPFIYRVLGISRFANTQALFDRADALDVRYWLDEALQTESGVRAALAELARELQECDAVYLTVDIDALPAGVAPGVSAPAPLGVPLWALEQAIDLVLASGKLCGADLAEMNPQFDRDNLTAKVAARIAARIARGSNVQGD from the coding sequence ATGAGTGCAGCTCCTGGCGTCTGGCAGGGCCGCATCGACGACGAAGAACCTGGCACCACCGATCGCTGGCACCAGCGCGTGCGCGTTTTCGATGCCGCTAGCCGCGGTGGCGTGGCGTTGATCGGTTTCGCGGTGGACGAGGGCGTGCGCCGCAACCACGGCCGGCCCGGCGCCGCGCAAGCGCCGCAGGCAGTTCGCAAGGCGCTGGCCAATGTACCCATCATGGGCGAGCCGCCGCTTTGGGATGCGGGCGACATCGAGTGCACGGGCGATGATCTGGAGGCCGCGCAAGCGGCGCTGGCGCAGCGCGTCGCGCAGGCGGCAGGGCAGGGCTGCTTGCCGCTGGTGCTGGGCGGCGGACATGAGGTGGCGTGGGGCACGTTCCAAGGTTTGGTGCAGGCGCAGCCTGATCGGCAGCGCCTCCTGGTGCTGAACCTGGACGCGCATTTCGACCTGCGCATGGCCGCGCACGCGAACTCGGGCACGCCGTTCAGGCAGATGCACGAGAGTTGCGCCGCGCGCGGCAAGCCTTTCATCTACCGCGTGCTGGGCATCAGCCGTTTTGCCAACACGCAGGCGCTGTTCGACCGCGCCGACGCACTGGATGTGCGCTATTGGCTGGACGAAGCATTACAGACCGAAAGCGGCGTGCGCGCGGCGCTAGCCGAGCTGGCGCGCGAGCTGCAGGAGTGCGATGCGGTGTACCTCACTGTCGATATCGACGCGCTGCCGGCGGGCGTTGCGCCCGGCGTTTCGGCGCCGGCGCCGCTGGGCGTGCCGCTGTGGGCGCTGGAGCAGGCCATCGACCTGGTGCTCGCCAGCGGCAAGCTGTGCGGCGCCGACCTGGCCGAGATGAACCCGCAATTCGACCGCGACAACCTGACGGCCAAGGTCGCGGCGCGCATCGCAGCGCGCATCGCGCGTGGCAGCAACGTACAAGGAGACTGA
- a CDS encoding HutD family protein, with amino-acid sequence MQRFDLRTITPTPWKNGGGSTRELACWPQGAGLEDFGWRVSAARIERAGPFSAFAGVDRQIMLLTGDGVHLRGAGIDHCLDQPWQPFAFAGEVPVQCELLGGASMDFNLMLRRGAWRGNVAVVHDQPVSASGHAAGLCLVLRGAWRANAGAVLSEGQGLWWSEPCALVMQPASSQGCTLAWVSLEMAE; translated from the coding sequence ATGCAGCGCTTTGATCTGCGCACCATCACCCCCACGCCGTGGAAGAACGGCGGCGGCAGCACGCGCGAGCTGGCTTGCTGGCCGCAGGGTGCGGGGCTGGAGGACTTCGGCTGGCGCGTGAGCGCCGCGCGCATCGAGCGCGCCGGGCCGTTCTCGGCCTTCGCCGGTGTGGATCGGCAGATCATGTTGCTGACGGGCGATGGCGTGCACCTGCGCGGCGCCGGCATCGACCACTGCCTGGATCAGCCCTGGCAGCCTTTCGCATTCGCCGGCGAGGTGCCTGTGCAATGCGAACTGCTGGGCGGCGCCTCCATGGATTTCAATCTGATGCTGCGCCGGGGTGCATGGCGCGGCAATGTTGCCGTGGTGCACGACCAGCCGGTATCTGCCAGCGGACACGCGGCCGGGCTGTGCCTGGTGTTGCGCGGCGCCTGGCGCGCGAATGCGGGCGCTGTCTTGTCCGAAGGCCAGGGCCTGTGGTGGAGCGAGCCTTGCGCGCTGGTCATGCAGCCCGCGTCGTCTCAGGGTTGCACGCTGGCCTGGGTGAGTCTTGAAATGGCCGAATAA
- the hutU gene encoding urocanate hydratase, which translates to MNANDAILRSTAAPADPRVDASRTVRAPRGSSLHCKNWLAEAAYRMLQNNLDPEVAENPQALVVYGGIGRAARNWECFDQILESLKNLEADESLLIQSGKPVGVFKTHENAPRVLLANSNLVPRWANWEHFNELDRKGLFMYGQMTAGSWIYIGSQGIVQGTFETFVEAGRQHYGGSLTSKWILTAGLGGMGGAQPLAATLAGACSLTVECKQSSIDFRLRTRYVDKQARDIDDALALIQQHTAKGEAVSIALLGNAAEVLPELVRRARAGGIRPDIVTDQTSAHDLVNGYLPEGWSVEQWQAAAADPAQHAVLRAAAAGSCAVHVQAMLDFQALGVPTVDYGNNIRQVAFDQGVKNAFDFPGFVPAYIRPLFCEGKGPFRWVALSGDPEDIYKTDAKIKELFPENTHTHRWLDMARERIAFQGLPARICWLGLGERHKAALAFNEMVRSGELKAPIVIGRDHLDTGSVASPNRETEAMKDGTDAVSDWPLLNALLNTAGGATWVSLHHGGGVGMGYSQHAGVVIVADGTDAAAERLARVLWNDPASGVMRHADAGYDIAIRTAREQGLKLPMVRGLE; encoded by the coding sequence ATGAACGCCAACGACGCCATCCTGCGCAGCACCGCCGCCCCAGCCGACCCGCGCGTGGACGCCAGCCGCACCGTGCGCGCCCCGCGCGGCAGCAGCTTGCACTGCAAGAACTGGCTGGCCGAGGCCGCGTACCGCATGCTCCAGAACAACCTGGACCCGGAAGTGGCCGAGAATCCGCAGGCGCTGGTCGTCTATGGCGGCATCGGCCGCGCGGCGCGCAACTGGGAATGCTTCGATCAGATCCTCGAATCGCTCAAAAACCTGGAGGCGGATGAGTCGCTGCTGATCCAGTCCGGCAAACCGGTGGGCGTGTTCAAGACGCACGAGAACGCGCCGCGCGTGCTGCTGGCCAATTCCAACCTGGTGCCGCGCTGGGCCAACTGGGAGCACTTCAACGAGCTTGACCGCAAGGGCCTGTTCATGTACGGCCAGATGACCGCCGGCAGCTGGATCTACATCGGCAGCCAGGGCATCGTGCAGGGCACGTTCGAGACCTTCGTCGAGGCCGGGCGCCAGCACTACGGCGGCAGCCTCACCAGCAAGTGGATCCTGACGGCCGGCTTAGGGGGCATGGGCGGCGCGCAGCCGCTGGCGGCGACGCTCGCCGGCGCCTGCTCGCTCACCGTGGAGTGCAAGCAGTCCAGCATCGACTTCCGCCTGCGCACGCGCTACGTGGACAAGCAGGCGCGTGACATCGACGACGCGCTGGCGCTCATCCAGCAGCACACGGCCAAGGGCGAGGCCGTCTCCATCGCGCTGCTGGGCAACGCCGCCGAGGTGCTGCCCGAGCTGGTGCGCCGCGCACGCGCCGGCGGCATCCGGCCCGACATCGTGACCGACCAGACCAGCGCGCACGACCTGGTCAACGGCTACCTGCCCGAGGGCTGGAGCGTGGAGCAGTGGCAGGCAGCAGCCGCCGACCCGGCGCAGCACGCGGTTCTGCGCGCCGCCGCGGCCGGCAGCTGCGCGGTGCACGTGCAGGCCATGCTGGACTTCCAGGCCCTGGGCGTGCCGACGGTGGACTACGGCAACAACATCCGCCAGGTGGCGTTCGACCAGGGCGTGAAGAACGCCTTCGACTTTCCCGGCTTCGTGCCGGCCTACATCCGGCCGCTGTTTTGCGAGGGCAAGGGGCCGTTTCGCTGGGTGGCGCTGTCGGGCGACCCCGAAGACATCTACAAGACCGACGCCAAGATCAAGGAGCTGTTCCCCGAGAACACGCACACGCACCGCTGGCTGGACATGGCGCGCGAACGCATCGCCTTCCAGGGCCTGCCGGCGCGCATCTGCTGGCTGGGCCTGGGCGAGCGGCACAAGGCTGCGCTGGCCTTCAACGAGATGGTGAGGTCGGGTGAGCTCAAAGCCCCCATCGTCATCGGCCGCGACCACCTGGACACCGGCAGCGTCGCCAGCCCCAACCGCGAGACCGAGGCCATGAAGGACGGCACGGATGCCGTCTCCGACTGGCCGCTGCTGAACGCCCTGCTGAACACCGCGGGCGGCGCCACCTGGGTCAGCCTGCACCATGGCGGCGGGGTGGGCATGGGCTACTCGCAGCACGCGGGCGTGGTCATCGTCGCCGACGGCACCGACGCGGCGGCCGAGCGGCTGGCGCGCGTGCTGTGGAACGACCCGGCCTCGGGCGTGATGCGGCATGCGGATGCGGGCTACGACATCGCCATTCGGACCGCGCGCGAGCAGGGCCTGAAACTGCCGATGGTGCGAGGCCTCGAATGA
- a CDS encoding ABC transporter substrate-binding protein, producing the protein MRTTARRLGALAVATAALALGSAAQAQQTTKLALGMSGWTGFAPLSLADKAGIFKKNGLDVELKMIPQKDRHLALASKAIQCAATTIETHVAWNANGVPIVQIFQLDKSYGADGIAVRNDIKTFADLKGKTVAVDAPGTASYFTLAWLLSKNGMKVKDVKTVTLAPQPAAQSFVTGQNDAAVTYEPYLSTVRANPDAGKILATTLDFPHIMDTVGCAPEWLKANPKAAQALADSYFEALELIKSDQAKSYEIMGAVVKQPGEAFGKSASFLRWQDKAANQKFFAGELQQFMKDAAAILLEAGVIRKMPENWSAMVDDSFIK; encoded by the coding sequence ATGCGGACAACGGCGAGGCGCCTGGGTGCGCTGGCGGTGGCGACGGCGGCCCTGGCCCTGGGCAGCGCCGCCCAGGCGCAGCAAACGACCAAGCTGGCGCTGGGCATGTCCGGCTGGACGGGTTTCGCGCCGCTATCGCTGGCCGACAAGGCGGGCATCTTCAAAAAGAACGGCCTGGACGTGGAGCTGAAGATGATCCCGCAAAAGGACCGCCACCTGGCGCTGGCTTCCAAGGCCATCCAGTGCGCCGCCACGACCATTGAGACACACGTGGCCTGGAATGCCAACGGCGTGCCCATCGTGCAGATCTTCCAGCTCGACAAGTCCTACGGCGCCGACGGCATCGCCGTGAGGAACGACATCAAGACCTTCGCCGACCTGAAGGGCAAGACCGTAGCGGTGGATGCGCCGGGCACGGCGTCGTATTTCACGCTGGCGTGGCTTTTGTCCAAGAACGGCATGAAGGTGAAGGACGTCAAGACCGTGACACTGGCGCCGCAGCCGGCCGCGCAGTCCTTCGTGACCGGCCAGAACGACGCCGCGGTGACGTATGAGCCGTATCTGTCCACCGTGCGCGCCAACCCGGACGCCGGCAAGATTTTGGCGACCACGCTGGACTTCCCGCACATCATGGACACGGTGGGCTGCGCGCCCGAGTGGCTGAAAGCCAACCCCAAGGCAGCTCAGGCGCTGGCCGATTCGTACTTCGAGGCGCTGGAGCTGATCAAGTCCGACCAGGCCAAGTCGTACGAAATCATGGGCGCTGTGGTCAAGCAGCCGGGCGAGGCCTTCGGCAAATCGGCGTCCTTTCTGCGCTGGCAGGACAAGGCGGCCAACCAGAAGTTCTTCGCCGGCGAGCTGCAGCAGTTCATGAAGGATGCCGCAGCCATCCTGCTGGAGGCCGGCGTGATCCGCAAGATGCCCGAGAACTGGTCGGCCATGGTCGACGACAGCTTCATCAAGTAA
- a CDS encoding ABC transporter ATP-binding protein, giving the protein MSEVLIQGVSRTFTNARGQATQALLPVDFHVRDNDFVTILGPSGCGKSTLLRIVAGLDHPTSGRVLLDGVPVEGPGADRGMVFQSYTLFPWLTVEQNIRFGLKERGVPVAQQKERSDYFLAQVGLTGFAQHYPKQLSGGMQQRTAIARALANDPKILLMDEPFGALDNQTRVQMQELLLSIWERQQKTVMFVTHDIDEAIFMANRVAVFSARPGRIKTELAVPLAHPRHYTIKTAPEFMELKAILTEEIRAEAGALH; this is encoded by the coding sequence ATGAGCGAGGTCTTGATCCAGGGTGTCTCGCGCACCTTCACCAACGCGCGCGGGCAGGCCACGCAGGCGCTGCTGCCGGTGGACTTCCACGTGCGCGACAACGATTTCGTGACCATCCTTGGGCCGTCGGGCTGCGGCAAATCGACGTTGCTGCGCATCGTCGCCGGGCTGGACCATCCGACCAGCGGGCGCGTGCTGCTCGATGGCGTGCCGGTGGAAGGGCCGGGCGCCGACCGCGGCATGGTGTTCCAGAGCTACACGCTGTTTCCGTGGCTGACGGTGGAGCAGAACATCCGCTTCGGCCTGAAGGAGCGCGGCGTGCCAGTCGCGCAGCAAAAGGAGCGCAGCGATTACTTCCTGGCGCAGGTCGGCCTCACCGGCTTTGCCCAGCACTACCCCAAGCAGCTCTCGGGCGGCATGCAGCAGCGCACGGCGATTGCCCGGGCGCTGGCCAATGACCCGAAGATCCTGCTGATGGACGAGCCCTTTGGCGCGCTGGACAACCAGACGCGCGTGCAGATGCAGGAGCTGCTGCTATCGATCTGGGAGCGGCAGCAAAAGACGGTGATGTTCGTCACGCACGACATCGACGAGGCCATCTTCATGGCCAACCGGGTCGCGGTGTTCAGCGCACGACCAGGGCGCATCAAGACCGAGCTTGCCGTGCCGCTGGCGCATCCGCGCCACTACACGATCAAGACCGCGCCCGAATTCATGGAACTCAAGGCCATCCTGACCGAAGAGATTCGCGCCGAGGCCGGCGCCCTGCACTGA
- a CDS encoding acyltransferase family protein gives MGASRPPSTPASHALAYNPALDGLRAVAIVLVILSHAHAPMFDGAFYGVDVFFVLSGFLITTLLLVELQGTGRLDYWRFCRRRLYRLTPALALFLAAYCLLAPKIWPGLDDVYQDALVSLLYLADYGIAFFDSPGTLLHMWSLSVEEHFYLLWPLTLALLVRWTAPGKRWRPIAALALLAWAWRILWVLRGQQFYEIFFRFDTRATGLLMGALLAALVREQPAWFTALRARLSHGMWFVLAVPLLMAQTWDDMNVLAWGITVVECATVIVLMAVLARRGAAYEALSAPALVWLGRMSYGIYLWHYPIVRWLRAEQPWAVTVVLGLALSAALAALSYYTVERWALRLRDGGGRARRPAPLLLPPTAQTPQRSAR, from the coding sequence TTGGGGGCCAGCCGGCCGCCATCCACACCGGCCAGCCACGCCCTCGCATACAACCCGGCACTCGACGGCCTGCGCGCCGTGGCCATCGTGCTGGTCATCCTGTCGCACGCCCACGCGCCGATGTTCGATGGCGCGTTCTACGGCGTGGATGTGTTCTTCGTGCTCAGCGGCTTCCTGATCACTACCCTGCTGCTGGTCGAGCTTCAAGGCACCGGCCGGCTTGACTACTGGCGCTTTTGCCGCCGCCGCCTGTACCGCCTGACGCCGGCGCTGGCGCTGTTCCTGGCCGCCTACTGCCTGCTGGCCCCCAAGATCTGGCCCGGCCTGGATGACGTGTACCAGGACGCGCTGGTGTCGCTCCTCTACCTGGCCGACTACGGCATCGCCTTCTTCGACAGCCCCGGCACGCTGCTGCACATGTGGTCGCTGTCGGTGGAGGAGCACTTCTATCTGCTGTGGCCATTGACGCTCGCCCTGCTTGTGCGCTGGACGGCGCCGGGCAAACGCTGGCGGCCAATAGCCGCGCTGGCGCTGCTGGCCTGGGCCTGGCGCATTCTGTGGGTGCTGCGCGGCCAGCAGTTCTACGAGATCTTCTTCCGCTTCGACACGCGCGCCACGGGCCTGCTCATGGGCGCGCTGCTGGCCGCTCTGGTGCGCGAGCAGCCGGCCTGGTTCACGGCGCTGCGCGCCCGGCTGTCGCACGGCATGTGGTTCGTGCTGGCGGTGCCGCTCTTGATGGCGCAGACCTGGGACGACATGAACGTGCTGGCCTGGGGCATCACCGTGGTCGAGTGCGCCACCGTGATCGTGCTGATGGCGGTGCTGGCGCGGCGCGGTGCGGCGTACGAGGCGCTCAGCGCGCCGGCCCTGGTGTGGCTGGGCCGCATGTCCTACGGCATTTACCTGTGGCACTACCCCATCGTGCGCTGGCTGCGCGCCGAGCAGCCCTGGGCCGTCACCGTCGTGCTGGGCCTGGCGCTGTCAGCGGCGCTGGCGGCCCTGTCGTATTACACGGTCGAGCGCTGGG
- the hutC gene encoding histidine utilization repressor, translating to MPPRAADDVLPERAPENAAAPRYQQVKDFITEGIATGQWLPGDRLPSESELVQRFGLSRMTVNRALRELAEQGRVERVAGVGSFVGHGKAQSTLLHIANIGVEVRQRGHDYACRVLTLERVAAPVDAAALLDVRTGKSVFHAVCVHLEDGVPVQLEDRWVNPRLAPQFGAQDFSLIQPSEWLVRHVPYDQMEHVVDAVLPTAEQAQLLDIPPSDPCLLLTRRTWLQGEPITAVRCLHPGARYRLGSRMQSDGKPVVG from the coding sequence ATGCCGCCGCGCGCCGCTGACGACGTGTTGCCGGAGCGCGCGCCCGAGAACGCCGCCGCCCCGCGCTACCAGCAGGTCAAGGACTTCATCACCGAGGGCATCGCCACCGGCCAATGGCTGCCGGGCGACCGCCTGCCGTCCGAGAGCGAGCTGGTGCAGCGCTTCGGCCTGTCGCGCATGACGGTGAACCGCGCGCTGCGCGAGCTGGCCGAGCAGGGCCGCGTCGAGCGCGTGGCGGGCGTGGGCAGCTTCGTCGGCCACGGCAAGGCGCAATCCACGCTGCTGCACATCGCCAACATCGGCGTCGAGGTGCGCCAGCGCGGTCACGACTACGCCTGCCGCGTGCTGACGCTGGAGCGCGTGGCGGCGCCCGTCGATGCGGCGGCGCTGCTGGACGTACGCACGGGCAAGTCCGTGTTCCACGCCGTGTGCGTACACCTGGAAGACGGCGTGCCGGTGCAGCTGGAGGACCGCTGGGTCAACCCGCGCCTGGCGCCGCAGTTTGGCGCGCAGGATTTCTCGCTCATCCAGCCTTCCGAATGGCTGGTGCGCCATGTGCCCTACGACCAGATGGAGCACGTGGTGGACGCCGTGCTGCCCACGGCCGAGCAGGCGCAGCTGCTGGACATCCCCCCATCCGACCCCTGCCTGCTGCTGACGCGGCGTACCTGGCTGCAAGGCGAGCCCATCACGGCCGTGCGCTGCCTGCATCCGGGCGCGCGCTACCGCCTGGGCAGCCGCATGCAGTCGGATGGCAAGCCGGTGGTCGGCTGA